In Phreatobacter stygius, a genomic segment contains:
- a CDS encoding peptidoglycan-binding domain-containing protein — MSLLFQGDRFPSVTTSQILLRRHNPQSVIKADGIFGPRTAGAVREFQKFHRLTQDGKIGKNTWGAFTAVSRFETIDVVDGTDPSLIAFEAADLRAAGFDPIIVFGMSNGVDVVMNAIANKASAGNVMLLRFHGHGNKGLQNVTGGEIDGAPHLAGISVDNFDQVKASLAKITDRFVQFGSVQMLGCEVGGGKGPILMRRLADTWGVPVTAGRHTQFAGGSATFRFEGTTVTGFPGGASLAGWAQAMETAHGNVSMST, encoded by the coding sequence ATGTCCTTGCTGTTCCAGGGCGACCGCTTTCCCTCGGTCACCACGTCGCAGATCCTGTTGCGGCGGCACAATCCGCAGTCGGTGATCAAGGCCGACGGCATTTTCGGCCCGCGCACCGCCGGCGCGGTCAGGGAGTTTCAGAAGTTTCACCGGCTGACCCAGGACGGCAAGATCGGCAAGAACACCTGGGGTGCCTTCACCGCGGTGAGCCGTTTCGAGACGATCGATGTGGTCGACGGAACCGATCCGTCGCTGATTGCCTTCGAGGCGGCGGACCTGCGTGCCGCGGGTTTCGACCCGATCATCGTTTTCGGCATGTCGAACGGCGTCGACGTGGTGATGAACGCGATCGCCAACAAGGCGAGCGCCGGCAATGTCATGCTGCTGCGCTTCCATGGCCACGGCAACAAGGGCCTGCAGAACGTCACCGGCGGCGAGATCGACGGCGCGCCGCACCTGGCCGGCATTTCGGTTGATAATTTCGACCAGGTGAAGGCCAGCCTCGCCAAGATCACCGACAGGTTCGTCCAGTTCGGATCGGTGCAGATGCTCGGCTGCGAGGTCGGCGGCGGCAAGGGCCCCATCCTGATGCGGCGCCTGGCCGATACCTGGGGCGTGCCGGTCACCGCCGGCCGCCATACCCAGTTCGCCGGCGGTTCGGCAACCTTCCGTTTCGAAGGCACGACCGTCACCGGCTTTCCGGGTGGCGCCTCCCTGGCCGGATGGGCCCAGGCCATGGAGACCGCGCACGGCAATGTCAGCATGTCGACCTGA
- a CDS encoding LssY C-terminal domain-containing protein codes for MATARRRFRIRLLVWALVLVASLYGALAYLALPAVWSHYEHQPGLAGRPMVTTTTTGIPGDPINVGLVGSRGEVAQALTAAGWKPADAITLRSSLGIGFSVLFARPYPQAPVSTLMFEGRPQDLAFEKPVGGSADRRHHVRFWQALQRGTEGRPVWLGAASFDRGVGFSRFTAQVTHHIAPDVDAERDLVIADLTAAEMLAATYQVSGIGPTLAGVNGGGDRYFTDGEVTIGILSVDAARVAEAPRELANPPAVAVKQGVWQAISGVLRWFASR; via the coding sequence ATGGCGACGGCGCGGCGGCGGTTCAGGATCAGGCTCTTGGTCTGGGCGCTTGTCCTGGTCGCCAGCCTCTACGGCGCGCTTGCCTATCTGGCGCTGCCGGCGGTCTGGTCGCATTACGAGCATCAGCCCGGCCTTGCCGGCCGACCCATGGTGACCACCACGACGACGGGCATTCCGGGCGACCCGATCAATGTCGGCCTGGTCGGTTCGCGCGGCGAAGTGGCGCAGGCGCTGACGGCCGCCGGCTGGAAGCCGGCCGATGCCATCACCTTGCGTTCGAGCCTCGGGATCGGCTTCAGCGTGCTGTTCGCCAGGCCCTATCCGCAGGCGCCGGTGAGCACCTTGATGTTCGAAGGCCGGCCGCAGGACCTCGCCTTCGAAAAGCCCGTGGGCGGCAGCGCCGACCGCCGCCACCATGTCCGCTTCTGGCAGGCACTGCAGCGCGGCACCGAAGGCCGGCCGGTCTGGCTGGGGGCAGCCAGCTTCGACCGGGGCGTCGGCTTCAGCCGCTTCACCGCCCAGGTCACCCATCACATCGCGCCCGATGTCGATGCCGAGCGCGACCTTGTCATCGCCGACCTGACGGCGGCCGAGATGCTGGCCGCGACCTATCAGGTCTCCGGCATCGGCCCGACATTGGCTGGCGTCAATGGCGGCGGCGACCGCTACTTCACCGATGGCGAGGTGACCATCGGCATCCTCAGCGTCGATGCCGCAAGGGTCGCGGAGGCCCCTCGCGAACTCGCCAACCCGCCGGCCGTCGCGGTGAAACAGGGCGTCTGGCAGGCGATCTCAGGCGTGCTCCGGTGGTTTGCCAGCCGCTAG
- a CDS encoding DUF1028 domain-containing protein — MTYSIAARCPRDNAFGIAITSSSIAVASRCAWVGPLGLVVTQNVSDPALGPAGLGLLRQGLGAGAVRDALVSGTPEPAWRQVGVIDRYGQVALHSGEQALPVAAIARGDGCFALGNLLANPDVPRIMVETFAAEPALPLAERLLRALEAGVAAGGETDDEHGAGLHVARAFDWPVVDLRVDWHDLPITELRRVWTLYAPQQAAYEWRALKPSQAPSF, encoded by the coding sequence TTGACCTATTCCATCGCAGCCCGATGCCCACGCGACAACGCATTCGGCATCGCCATCACCTCATCCAGCATCGCGGTCGCGAGCCGCTGCGCCTGGGTCGGGCCGCTCGGCCTGGTGGTCACCCAGAACGTCTCCGATCCCGCCCTCGGCCCGGCCGGCCTTGGCCTGCTGCGCCAGGGGCTCGGCGCCGGCGCCGTTCGCGACGCCCTGGTGAGCGGCACGCCGGAGCCGGCCTGGCGCCAGGTCGGCGTGATCGACCGCTACGGCCAGGTGGCGCTGCACTCGGGCGAACAGGCCCTGCCCGTTGCCGCCATCGCCCGGGGCGACGGTTGCTTCGCGCTCGGCAACCTGCTGGCCAACCCTGACGTGCCGCGCATCATGGTCGAGACCTTCGCGGCCGAACCGGCCCTGCCGCTGGCCGAGCGGCTGCTGCGCGCGCTGGAGGCCGGCGTCGCCGCCGGCGGCGAGACCGATGACGAGCATGGCGCGGGGCTGCATGTCGCCCGCGCCTTCGACTGGCCGGTGGTCGATCTCCGGGTCGACTGGCACGACCTGCCGATCACCGAACTGCGCCGGGTCTGGACGCTCTATGCCCCGCAACAGGCGGCCTATGAATGGCGCGCGCTGAAACCGAGCCAGGCGCCGAGCTTCTGA
- a CDS encoding ABC transporter ATP-binding protein codes for MPAKRPEASSAPPPLPDSARLVPAVQLDGVAKSFGEASALRETWLKVAPGEFVTLLGPSGCGKTTLLNLVAGFLETDAGEIFIGGDLVTETPTWQREIGVVFQNYALFPHMSVEQNIGYGLKMRGVPKAEIATRVAEALELVKLAGFGSRKPRQLSGGQQQRVALARALVIRPKVLLLDEPFSALDKNLRVAMQVELKEIQRRLGVTTIFVTHDQGEALSMSDRVVVMSQGRMHQIGTPDEVYRRPCDRFVACFVGDVNILAGSLERRLGKGATVAVGDASWAVSADALDACVLGSAIDVFARPEDIRLTEHAAPGSIAGTVAALVYQGGHVDVYVTVAEARGGRLVARLAGHEAMARFPVGTAVGVLPPAADLIAFPAEEGPPA; via the coding sequence ATGCCCGCTAAACGCCCGGAGGCTTCGAGCGCGCCGCCGCCGCTGCCGGACAGTGCCCGCCTGGTTCCAGCCGTCCAGCTGGACGGCGTCGCCAAGAGCTTCGGCGAGGCCTCGGCGCTGCGCGAGACCTGGCTGAAGGTCGCGCCGGGCGAGTTCGTGACGCTGCTCGGTCCGTCCGGCTGCGGCAAGACCACGCTGTTGAACCTCGTCGCCGGTTTCCTGGAGACCGACGCAGGCGAGATTTTCATCGGCGGCGATCTGGTCACGGAGACCCCGACCTGGCAGCGCGAGATCGGCGTGGTGTTCCAGAACTATGCGCTGTTTCCGCATATGAGCGTCGAGCAGAACATCGGCTACGGATTGAAGATGCGCGGCGTGCCGAAGGCGGAGATCGCCACCCGCGTCGCCGAGGCGCTGGAGCTGGTCAAACTCGCGGGTTTTGGCAGCCGCAAGCCGCGCCAGCTCTCGGGCGGCCAGCAGCAGCGGGTGGCGCTGGCGCGCGCCCTGGTGATCCGTCCCAAGGTGCTCCTGCTCGACGAGCCGTTCTCGGCGCTCGACAAGAACCTGCGTGTCGCCATGCAGGTCGAGCTGAAGGAGATCCAGCGCCGGCTCGGCGTCACCACCATCTTCGTCACCCACGACCAGGGCGAGGCGCTCAGCATGTCCGACCGGGTGGTGGTGATGTCGCAAGGCCGCATGCACCAGATCGGCACCCCAGACGAGGTCTACCGGCGGCCCTGCGACCGCTTCGTCGCCTGTTTCGTCGGCGATGTGAACATCCTGGCCGGTTCGCTCGAGCGGCGGCTGGGCAAGGGCGCGACGGTCGCCGTCGGCGACGCGTCCTGGGCCGTCTCGGCTGACGCGCTCGATGCCTGCGTCCTCGGCTCGGCGATCGACGTCTTCGCGCGGCCGGAGGACATCCGCCTGACCGAACACGCCGCGCCCGGATCGATCGCTGGCACGGTGGCCGCCCTGGTCTACCAGGGCGGCCATGTCGACGTTTACGTCACCGTCGCCGAGGCCAGGGGCGGACGGCTGGTGGCGCGCCTGGCCGGCCATGAGGCCATGGCGCGCTTTCCCGTCGGCACCGCGGTCGGCGTCCTGCCGCCGGCGGCCGATCTGATCGCATTCCCAGCAGAAGAAGGTCCGCCGGCTTGA
- a CDS encoding ABC transporter permease: MRISPLHRGLSILGRIVVALILAFVILPSFVVTIAAFNDKAILSFPPSGYSLRWFERALSYGDFRAGLRNGLVVTAWASTIALVVGAGFAFALKRYAFRFKAMVESVLLSPLIVPHFTIGLGLLILAAQIGAARSVALVVFTHVILVLPFVMRSVYISLQNVDERLELAAASLGAPPGRVLTSITLPLLLPGLVSGWLFAAILSFNEFTASLFVTSQATQTLPVAMYNYVREYADPTLAAVSVIYIVITALLLTIANAFLGLGKVLNVEHAR, from the coding sequence ATGCGGATCTCGCCGCTCCATCGCGGGCTTTCGATCCTCGGGCGCATCGTCGTCGCCCTGATCCTCGCCTTCGTCATCCTGCCCTCCTTCGTGGTGACGATTGCCGCCTTCAACGACAAGGCGATCCTGAGTTTCCCGCCATCAGGCTATTCGCTGCGCTGGTTCGAGCGGGCACTGAGCTATGGCGACTTCAGGGCCGGCCTGCGCAACGGCCTGGTGGTCACCGCCTGGGCATCGACCATCGCCCTGGTGGTTGGTGCCGGTTTCGCATTCGCGCTCAAACGCTACGCCTTCCGCTTCAAGGCAATGGTCGAGAGCGTCCTGCTGTCGCCGCTGATCGTGCCGCATTTCACCATCGGGCTCGGCCTCTTGATCCTGGCCGCCCAAATCGGCGCGGCGCGCAGTGTGGCGCTGGTCGTCTTCACCCACGTCATCCTGGTGCTGCCCTTCGTCATGCGCAGCGTCTACATCTCGCTGCAGAATGTCGACGAACGCCTGGAACTGGCGGCCGCGAGCCTCGGCGCGCCACCCGGGCGCGTGCTCACCTCGATCACCTTGCCGTTGCTGCTGCCGGGCCTGGTCAGCGGCTGGCTGTTCGCGGCCATTCTCTCGTTCAACGAGTTCACCGCCTCGCTGTTCGTCACCAGCCAGGCGACCCAGACGCTGCCGGTCGCGATGTACAATTACGTGCGCGAATATGCCGACCCCACCCTTGCCGCGGTCTCGGTCATCTACATCGTGATCACCGCCCTGCTCTTGACCATCGCCAACGCCTTCCTTGGCCTCGGAAAGGTTCTCAATGTTGAGCATGCCCGCTAA
- a CDS encoding ABC transporter permease: MNRRPFLLPLISPAFLIAFGIAAAMAAILQYSLRTFVPGSLDVGAFTLANFAGLLKPVYWQAMIDTVVICLETALVALILGYPLAYALVRARSVALKSLILVVAVTPLFLGEIVRTYSWIVVLGNSGFLNSLLLKTGLIERPIQFMFTQFGVIVALAHVTLPVVVIMLAAALAHIDRDYEKAAGSLGATPIRAFLTVTLPLSIPGIVASFTTAFAWTFSAFATPQIIGGGKVNTVSTLVYQVGFASFNFPFAASLSLVGLMLALATLALLTRATRRLETMGGH, from the coding sequence ATGAACCGACGTCCCTTCCTCCTGCCGCTGATCTCGCCGGCCTTCCTGATCGCCTTTGGCATCGCGGCCGCGATGGCGGCGATCCTGCAATACAGCCTGCGCACCTTCGTGCCCGGCTCGCTCGATGTCGGCGCCTTCACCCTGGCCAATTTCGCCGGGCTTTTGAAGCCGGTCTATTGGCAGGCCATGATCGATACCGTGGTGATCTGCCTGGAGACCGCGCTGGTCGCGCTGATCCTCGGCTATCCCTTGGCCTATGCGCTGGTCCGCGCCCGCAGCGTCGCGCTGAAATCCTTGATCCTGGTGGTCGCGGTGACGCCACTTTTCCTCGGCGAGATCGTGCGGACCTATTCGTGGATCGTGGTGCTGGGCAATAGCGGCTTCCTCAACTCGCTGTTGCTGAAGACCGGCCTGATCGAGCGGCCGATCCAGTTCATGTTCACCCAGTTCGGGGTGATCGTCGCGCTGGCCCACGTCACGCTGCCGGTGGTGGTGATCATGCTGGCGGCGGCGCTTGCCCATATCGACCGTGACTACGAGAAGGCCGCCGGCAGCCTCGGGGCGACCCCGATCCGGGCCTTCCTGACCGTGACCCTGCCGCTCTCGATCCCCGGCATCGTGGCGAGCTTCACCACCGCCTTCGCCTGGACCTTCAGCGCCTTTGCAACACCCCAGATCATCGGCGGCGGCAAGGTCAACACCGTGTCGACGCTGGTCTACCAGGTCGGCTTCGCCTCGTTCAACTTCCCGTTCGCCGCAAGCCTCAGCCTGGTCGGGCTGATGCTGGCTCTGGCGACGCTGGCGCTGCTGACCCGCGCGACCCGTCGGCTCGAGACCATGGGAGGCCATTGA
- a CDS encoding ABC transporter substrate-binding protein — MINRRTVLKTGLLTAAAIATPARAAEKLIVSTWGGSFRDLIEEAIAKKFKAETGAEVDYITGGTIDRLNKAKLAKDSPESDITFTTSHVGWLYANDGLFETVDFARIANARNLVEQARISPFHFGAWGYVYTIGYRPDLTPRGIDFSSWNDLWKPELKSTLASPDFDPSHIINVAALLSGGDAATWQKGEQKLLALKPNFKAFYTNDANSQQLIATGETPVQVLLSMNAYHMIGQGVPIKVVIPREGAVLGIDTVAITKGSRKAELAYKFLNIALDPEVQAKIAEIKKGSPVVTNAAVSAATAALPGVFTTADQWKSQAIVIDHKLRAEKTAEWRKWFAENIMAK, encoded by the coding sequence ATGATAAACCGTAGAACCGTGCTCAAGACAGGGCTGCTGACGGCGGCGGCCATCGCCACCCCAGCCAGGGCGGCTGAAAAACTCATCGTCAGCACGTGGGGCGGCAGCTTCCGCGATCTGATCGAGGAGGCGATCGCCAAGAAGTTCAAGGCGGAGACCGGCGCCGAGGTCGACTACATCACCGGTGGCACGATCGACCGGCTCAACAAGGCCAAACTCGCCAAGGACAGTCCGGAGAGCGACATCACCTTCACCACCTCGCATGTCGGCTGGCTCTACGCCAATGACGGCCTGTTCGAGACCGTCGACTTCGCCAGGATCGCCAACGCCAGGAACCTGGTCGAGCAGGCCAGGATCAGCCCGTTCCATTTCGGCGCCTGGGGTTATGTCTATACCATCGGCTATCGGCCGGACCTGACACCCCGGGGCATCGACTTCTCGAGCTGGAACGATCTCTGGAAGCCCGAACTGAAGTCGACACTCGCCTCGCCCGACTTCGATCCGAGCCACATCATCAACGTGGCGGCGCTGCTCTCGGGCGGCGATGCCGCAACCTGGCAGAAGGGCGAGCAGAAGCTGCTCGCGCTCAAGCCCAATTTCAAGGCGTTCTACACCAACGATGCCAACAGCCAGCAGCTCATCGCCACCGGCGAGACGCCGGTCCAGGTGCTGCTGTCGATGAACGCCTACCACATGATCGGACAGGGCGTGCCGATCAAGGTGGTCATCCCGCGCGAGGGCGCCGTGCTCGGCATCGACACGGTGGCGATCACCAAGGGCAGCCGGAAGGCCGAACTTGCCTATAAATTCCTCAACATCGCGCTCGACCCCGAGGTCCAGGCCAAGATCGCCGAGATCAAGAAGGGCAGCCCGGTGGTCACCAATGCGGCGGTCAGCGCCGCGACCGCGGCGCTGCCCGGCGTCTTCACCACGGCCGATCAATGGAAAAGCCAGGCCATCGTGATCGACCACAAGCTGCGCGCCGAAAAAACCGCGGAATGGCGCAAGTGGTTCGCCGAGAACATCATGGCCAAATGA
- a CDS encoding RidA family protein has translation MTTHQRFRKFNTKEAYPEQSLDNDVCMAVRAGNTVYLRGQTAMDLDGKIVGIGDAAAQAENAMACAKVLLEEAGSRLAHITKIVIYITDRAYREPVYRVVGRWLKGVYPVSTGLIVQGLAKPEYLMEIDIIAEIPQD, from the coding sequence GAAGCCTACCCTGAACAGTCGCTCGACAACGACGTGTGCATGGCGGTGCGCGCCGGCAACACGGTCTATCTGCGCGGCCAGACCGCGATGGATCTCGACGGCAAGATCGTCGGCATCGGCGACGCCGCGGCGCAAGCGGAAAACGCCATGGCTTGCGCCAAGGTGCTGCTTGAAGAGGCAGGATCGCGCCTCGCGCACATCACCAAGATCGTCATCTACATCACCGACCGCGCTTACCGCGAACCGGTCTACCGGGTCGTCGGCCGCTGGCTGAAAGGTGTCTACCCGGTCTCAACCGGGCTGATCGTGCAGGGCCTCGCCAAGCCTGAATATCTGATGGAGATCGATATCATCGCCGAGATACCGCAAGACTGA